In Coccidioides posadasii str. Silveira chromosome 4, complete sequence, one genomic interval encodes:
- a CDS encoding uncharacterized protein (EggNog:ENOG410PRSR~COG:S~BUSCO:9022at33183) — MSNLHLQPVNERQGRRYSYLNTPAEYQVPTFPPRNPDKPDNAVGPPIQSDRVSSPGPQNPYAFSYTVTGANSPPPQTTAHTVPYIQPQMNPTPPPLSEHPARFAPYADSPTSPTRQTQQPQQPQQLQYHSPSPASPGPIPPKQMLQPDMQQQRPPQKEYSVAPDSNPLAPPDPGLTPKPSSISAAGSQLGTRTTARDLNHAPGQVLHPRQEVRGGTWSYALCDCRDIGVCCTGLFCPCILYGRTQYRLSRKSDQKDPTNLLGYETCNAQCTAMGLLCGCQWLLATIQHIRVRRAYGISSDIATDCVRASCCTCCTLIQDEREIKYREEAARLTGGVPGSTVPAYTTPGQMIFSPPPR; from the exons ATGTCGAATTTACACCTTCAACCGGTGAACGAGCGACAAGGGCGACGTTATTCCTATCTTAACACCCCAGCAGAGTACCAAGTGCCGACCTTCCCGCCTCGCAACCCAGACAAACCGGACAATGCCGTTGGCCCTCCGATCCAAAGCGACAGGGTATCGTCGCCAGGGCCTCAGAACCCCTATGCCTTCTCATATACGGTGACCGGCGCGAATAGTCCACCGCCGCAAACGACGGCTCATACGGTCCCGTACATCCAACCTCAAATGAATCCCACTCCACCTCCTTTATCAGAACATCCTGCGCGATTTGCTCCTTACGCAGATTCTCCCACGTCCCCTACACGGCAAACGCAGCAACCACAGCAACCGCAACAGCTTCAATACCACAGCCCTTCACCTGCGTCTCCCGGCCCCATTCCGCCCAAGCAAATGCTTCAGCCGGATATGCAACAACAACGACCCCCGCAGAAGGAGTACAGTGTTGCTCCAGATAGCAATCCACTAGCTCCACCGGATCCAGGGCTTACACCTAAGCCCAGCTCGATATCAGCCGCTGGATCACAGCTGGGGACAAGGACCACAGCACGCGATTTGAATCATGCCCCAGGTCAAGTCCTACATCCGAGACAGGAGGTCAGAGGGGGAACATGGAGCTATGCTTTATGTGACTGCAGAGACATAGGAGTCTGCTGCACGGGTCTGTTTTGCCCATGCATTCTATATGGCAGGACACAGTATCGATTGTCGAGGAAATCCGACCAGAAGGATCCCACGAATTTATTGGGTTACGAGACTTGCAATGCTCAGTGTACTGCCATGGGATTGCTCTGTGGATGTCAAT GGCTTTTAGCAACCATTCAACATATCCGTGTTCGACGAGCATATGGTATCTCCAGCGATATAGCAACAGACTGCGTGAGAGCATCCTGCTGTACATGCTGCACACTTATCCAAGACGAGCGAGAAATCAAATATCGGGAAGAGGCCGCACGGCTTACTGGCGGTGTGCCTGGGAGCACGGTTCCCGCCTATACGACCCCCGGTCAAATGATATTCAGTCCTCCGCCCCGATGA